In Electrophorus electricus isolate fEleEle1 chromosome 14, fEleEle1.pri, whole genome shotgun sequence, a single window of DNA contains:
- the bmpr1ab gene encoding bone morphogenetic protein receptor, type IAb, translating into MKSNGVFLIVCGACFLLCLQAEGGQNPDHMLHGTGMKHGSEPKRSQAADGSTVAPEDAARFLSCYCLGHCPDNAINNTCETNGQCFAIIEEDEHGEAVLTSGCMKYEGSHFQCKDSPNAQARRTIECCSTDFCNRDLQPTLPPALPDELFVSAHWLAFLISMTVCCFTVIAITIVCYYRYKLQTERRRYQRDLEQDEAFIPAGESLKDLISQSSTGSGSGLPLLVQRTIAKQIQMVRQIGKGRYGEVWLGRWRGEKVAVKVFFTREEASWFRETEIYQTVLMRHENILCFIAADIKGTGAFTQLFLITDYHENGSLYDYLRFTTLDTQALLRLAYSAACGLCHLHTEIYGTQGKPAIAHRDLKSKNILIKKNGTCCIADLGLAVKYNSDTNDVDVPLSTRMGTRRYMAPEVLDETLNKNQFQAYIMADIYSYGLVVWEMARRCVTGGIAEEYQLPYWDVVPSEPSYEDMREVVCVKGVRPTVSNRWNSDECLRAVLKLMSECWAPNPASRLTALRVKKTLAKMVESQDIKI; encoded by the exons GTGGACAGAACCCAGACCACATGCTACATGGCACAGGGATGAAGCACGGCTCGGAGCCGAAGAGGTCGCAGGCAGCTGATGGCTCCACCGTGGCGCCCGAGGACGCGGCCCGCTTCCTCAGCTGCTACTGCCTGGGCCACTGCCCTGACAACGCCATCAACAACACCTGCGA gACCAATGGGCAGTGCTTTGCCATCATTGAAGAAGACGAGCATGGCGAGGCTGTCCTCACATCTGGCTGCATGAAATATGAGGGATCCCACTTCCAGTGCAAG GACTCGCCCAATGCCCAGGCAAGACGGACAATTGAGTGCTGCTCCACGGACTTCTGCAACCGAGATTTGCAGCCCACCCTACCGCCTGCACTCCCGG ATGAATTGTTTGTGAGTGCCCACTGGCTCGCCTTCCTCATCTCCATGACGGTGTGCTGCTTTACTGTCATTGCTATCACAATTGTGTGTTACTACAG gTATAAGCTGCAGACGGAGCGGAGGCGCTACCAGAGAGACCTGGAGCAGGACGAGGCCTTCATCCCAGCTGGAGAGTCCCTCAAAGACCTCATCAGCCAGTCTAGCACAGGCTCTGGCTCagggctccccctgctg GTCCAGCGTACTATCGCTAAGCAGATCCAGATGGTGCGTCAGATCGGGAAAGGCCGCTACGGCGAGGTGTGGCTGGGCCgctggagaggggagaaggtgGCAGTGAAGGTGTTCTTCACCCGTGAGGAGGCCAGCTGGTTCCGCGAGACCGAGATCTACCAGACTGTCCTGATGAGACACGAGAACATCCTCT GCTTCATCGCAGCTGACATTAAGGGCACGGGAGCCTTCACCCAGCTATTCCTCATCACGGACTACCATGAGAACGGCTCCCTGTACGACTACCTGAGGTTCACCACCCTGGATACGCAGGCCCTGCTCCGGCTGGCCTATTCTGCGGCCTGTGGCCTGTGCCACCTTCACACAGAGATCTACGGCACACAGGGCAAGCCGGCCATCGCCCACCGCGACCTCAAGAGCAAGAACATCCTTATCAAGAAGAATGGTACTTGCTGCATCGCTGACCTGGGCCTGGCTGTGAAATACAacag TGACACTAACGATGTGGACGTTCCTCTGAGTACTCGGATGGGAACACGGCGGTACATGGCCCCGGAGGTGTTGGATGAGACTCTCAACAAGAACCAGTTCCAGGCCTACATCATGGCTGACATCTATAGCTACGGCCTCGTGGTTTGGGAGATGGCCCGACGGTGTGTGACAGGag GCATTGCAGAAGAGTATCAGCTGCCTTACTGGGACGTTGTTCCTTCAGAGCCATCTTACGAGGACATGCGGGAAgtagtgtgtgtaaaaggtgtaCGGCCCACAGTCTCCAACCGGTGGAACAGTGATGAG TGTCTCAGAGCAGTGCTGAAGCTGATGTCTGAGTGCTGGGCCCCAAACCCAGCCTCTCGTCTCACTGCCCTTCGAGTGAAGAAAACGCTCGCCAAGATGGTGGAGTCACAAGACATCAAAATCTGA
- the sncgb gene encoding synuclein, gamma b (breast cancer-specific protein 1) isoform X1, translating to MDVLMKGFSMAKEGVVAAAEKTKAGVEEAALKTKEGVMYVGSKTKEGVVSSVSTITNRTTEQANIVSDAAVSSANDLGQKTVEGVENVAASTGLANPDEPVYEADFSHGGTEGGDSGQGY from the exons ATGGATGTACTGATGAAGGGATTTTCCATGGCCAAGGAGGGGGTGGTGGCAGCTGCCGAGAAGACCAAGGCAGGTGTGGAAGAGGCCGCGCTGAAGACCAAGGAGGGCGTCATGTATGTTG gcagcaagacaaaggagggAGTTGTTTCAAGCGTGTCCACAA TAACAAACAGGACCACGGAGCAGGCGAACATAGTTAGTGATGCTGCAGTGTCCAGTGCCAATGACCTGGGGCAGAAGACCGTAGAGGGAGTGGAGAACGTCGCTGCGTCCACTGGCCTGGCGAATCCG GATGAGCCTGTATATGAG GCTGACTTCTCCCATGGTGGCACGGAGGGCGGAGACAGTGGACAG GGTTATTAG
- the mmrn2b gene encoding multimerin-2, translating into MLGSVPKTNSKLEEDVQHSELMQLLLLFVGGRSSRMVLSLPLPLQLLLVALLLNTMPCHAELRARDPDVAEGPTAGLGGWPQQQAPGIFRAAHWPIPHGHHGTGRALQPPMGTSTWPMLPSSGSSHQPTKMGNWCAFVQRRVLTVAVLCGTEKFQMKSVTPCPGHDPECQMTKCEPTSRPAYRQKQRILTAVNWKCCPGHTGSNCQETVNPKEGEIQASQEHTGEADLEVSGAEDTGVRTEADLLEGAGWENSLGQDSPRGPSLPAPALFGIGGATRPSTPLPIMDSASLLMVHQGFAAMMTHLQPVLDAFNHSLARLSSEVEVISTDLQKLKQNQENNVSHSGTIEEKLADSFEQIRQMQAQLNLQEKHMEQTMQSQQDLLQHNLTNLKNDIDHHINQNYEDIQGNLQYLTASVEEIRLSQERLEELTQGERPLSGPTGSQPAPMSNAWEAISSLDEKVLNNSMQLRALSVNSRHFVSFTQNLEHGLQNLSQILDQVHQDSEVRFAEAGLEVEAVRVAALNSINEVAANLSMQANQLRELELYMDSFYQHLQSNEPTTAEETCRCKEISKSLVRLEQEIANVTDLARENRYALEDEEAKKGQGDWPVELEDLNQGLLSVKESLAFEQAKSRALNDNVSQLKALLLGSQKEIFEFKECVVAKSAEIRHLSESFSSLLKDATRHADVLEVLIGDEVMEFLSWSSSQQQELSIPILLQKMQLLQEKIESHESRLASVRRKREERDHMNTDVLGAFSEQSLIKEQGTAAADERDSLAEAFVRQLDRDYSASNIWSLGRKMEELAERLSQLEEQHHNCTAAPSGDMVELQGEVVSLRQALEDHLRTFQNLFTYTEELSSSPHSLKLDQLWTEINRKDRKRKDKMEARSNLRKEPKRTASKGPSYSSVAFIAGLDDRTSRRGTLLFQKVTLNHGNAYSPSSGAFDAPQTGVYLFLVTLDFEKGPCLVRLMRDAVPAATFRQEQRQGELRSRAFLLELRKGERVMLELLKGTVGQRQPNENTLSGILLFSTEDTDYKQDWIRD; encoded by the exons ATGTTAGGATCTGTTcctaaaacaaacagtaaactGGAGGAAGACGTCCAGCACTCAGAGCTGATGCAGCTGTTGCTGCTCTTTGTTGGTGGCAGGAGCAGCAGGATGGTCCTCAGCCTCCCACTGcctctgcagctgctgctggtggcACTGCTTCTGAACACGATGCCCTGCCATGCTGAGCTGAGGGCCCGGGACCCTGATGTGGCAGAGGGGCCGACGGCCGGGCTCGGGGGCTGGCCACAGCAGCAGGCGCCGGGCATCTTTAGAGCAGCTCATTGGCCCATACCACATGGACACCACGGCACAGGCAGGGCACTGCAGCCTCCGATGGGCACGTCTACATGGCCTATGCTACCCTCAAGCGGGAGTTCCCACCAGCCCACAAAGATGGG GAACTGGTGTGCATTTGTTCAACGCCGTGTGCTCACCGTGGCCGTGCTCTGTGGCACTGAGAAGTTCCAGATGAAGTCTGTGACCCCTTGCCCTGGCCATGACCCCGAGTGCCAGATGACAAA GTGTGAGCCGACCTCCCGTCCAGCGTACAGACAAAAGCAGAGGATTCTCACTGCAGTAAACTGGAAGTGCTGCCCAGGCCATACAGGCTCCAACTGTCAAGAAACGG TAAACCCTAAAGAAGGAGAAATCCAGGCTAGTCAGGAGCACACAGGAGAAGCTGATTTGGAAGTTTCTGGAGCTGAGGACACAG GGGTGAGGACTGAGGCTGACCTGCTGGAGGGTGCAGGCTGGGAGAACAGTCTGGGCCAGGACTCTCCCCGGGGACCTTCTCTTCCTGCCCCAGCACTCTTTG GTATTGGTGGAGCAACCCGGCCTTCTACTCCTCTGCCCATTATGGATTCGGCCAGTCTTTTGATGGTCCATCAGGGATTTGCAGCCATGATGACCCACCTTCAGCCAGTACTGGACGCCTTTAATCACAGCCTGGCCCGTTTGTCCAGTGAGGTGGAAGTGATATCCACGGATCTGCAGAAACTGAAGCAAAACCAGGAGAACAATGTGTCCCACAGCGGAACAATTGAGGAAAAGTTAGCAGACAGCTTTGAACAGATACGGCAAATGCAGGCCCAGCTGAATTTGCAGGAAAAACATATGGAACAAACAATGCAATCCCAGCAAGACTTGCTGCAGCACAACCTGACAAACCTGAAAAACGACATTGACCATCATATCAATCAGAACTATGAAGATATACAG GGGAATCTGCAGTATCTGACTGCATCAGTGGAGGAGATCAGACTTAGTCAGGAAAGGCTGGAGGAGTTGACGCAGGGTGAACGTCCTCTCTCTGGCCCGACTGGGAGCCAGCCAGCACCAATGTCCAATGCGTGGGAGGCCATCAGCAGCCTGGATGAGAAAGTGCTGAATAACAGCATGCAGCTCCGTGCCTTGTCTGTGAACTCCAGACACTTTGTTAGCTTCACCCAGAACCTGGAGCATGGCCTGCAGAACCTGAGCCAGATCCTGGACCAGGTCCACCAGGACTCAGAGGTGCGCTTTGCAGAGGCTGGGCTAGAGGTGGAGGCAGTGCGCGTGGCTGCGTTGAACAGTATTAACGAAGTGGCTGCTAATCTCAGCATGCAGGCGAATCAACTGAGAGAGCTTGAACTTTACATGGACAGTTTTTATCAGCATCTCCAAAGCAATGAACCAACCACAGCAGAGGAAACGTGCAGATGTAAAGAAATCAGCAAGTCTTTGGTTAGACTGGAGCAGGAGATAGCTAATGTAACAGACTTGGCCAGAGAGAACAGATATGCCCTGGAGGATGAAGAAGCAAAGAAGGGCCAGGGTGACTGGCCTGTGGAACTTGAGGATCTCAATCAGGGCTTGTTGAGTGTGAAGGAATCACTGGCATTTGAGCAAGCAAAAAGCAGGGCTCTCAATGACAACGTATCCCAGTTAAAAGCCTTACTCCTGGGCAGCCAAAAGGAGATTTTTGAGTTTAAAGAGTGTGTTGTAGCCAAGTCAGCTGAAATCAGACATCTCTCTGAATCTTTTTCCTCCCTTCTGAAGGATGCCACCCGGCACGCAGATGTCCTGGAGGTGCTTATAGGAGATGAGGTCATGGAGTTCTTAAGCTGGTCCAGCAGTCAGCAGCAGGAACTATCCATTCCCATTCTGCTACAGAAAATGCAACTGCTGCAAGAAAAGATTGAGAGTCATGAGAGCAGGCTGGCTTCTgtgaggaggaaaagagaggagagagatcaCATGAACACTGATGTCCTCGGGGCCTTCTCAGAACAAAGTCTGATCAAAGAACAGGGGACAGCCGCAGCAGATGAGCGGGACTCTTTAGCAGAAGCATTTGTAAGGCAACTAGACAGAGACTACTCAGCCAGCAACATCTGGAGCCTGGGCCGGAAAATGGAGGAGCTTGCTGAGAGGCTGAGCCAGCTGGAAGAGCAACACCATAACTGCACTGCAGCCCCTAGTGGTGACATGGTGGAATTGCAGGGAGAAGTAGTGTCCCTGCGACAGGCTTTGGAAGATCATCTGAGAACGTTCCAGAATCTGTTCACTTATACAGAAGAGCTCTCCAGCTCCCCTCACAGTCTGAAATTGGATCAGCTGTGGACTGAGATTAACAGAAaggacaggaagagaaaggatAAAATGGAGGCGCGCAGCAATCTCCGTAAAGAACCCAAAAGAACAG CTTCCAAGGGGCCATCATACTCTTCTGTGGCATTCATCGCTGGCTTGGATGACAGGACAAGCAGACGAGGCACACTCCTTTTCCAGAAGGTGACACTAAACCACGGCAACGCTTACAGTCCTTCATCGGGGGCTTTTGATGCACCTCAGACTGGCGTCTACCTTTTTTTAGTGACATTAGACTTTGAAAAAGGCCCGTGCCTGGTGCGCCTGATGCGTGACGCGGTTCCTGCGGCCACCTTCAGGCAGGAACAGCGCCAGGGCGAACTTCGGAGCCGGGCTTTCCTCCTGGAGCTTCGTAAGGGGGAAAGGGTTATGCTGGAGCTGCTTAAAGGAACAGTGGGCCAAAGGCAGCCTAATGAGAACACGTTATCAGGTATTCTGCTATTCAGCACTGAGGACACAGACTATAAGCAAGACTGGATTCGTGACTGA
- the sncgb gene encoding synuclein, gamma b (breast cancer-specific protein 1) isoform X2 gives MDVLMKGFSMAKEGVVAAAEKTKAGVEEAALKTKEGVMYVGSKTKEGVVSSVSTITNRTTEQANIVSDAAVSSANDLGQKTVEGVENVAASTGLANPADFSHGGTEGGDSGQGY, from the exons ATGGATGTACTGATGAAGGGATTTTCCATGGCCAAGGAGGGGGTGGTGGCAGCTGCCGAGAAGACCAAGGCAGGTGTGGAAGAGGCCGCGCTGAAGACCAAGGAGGGCGTCATGTATGTTG gcagcaagacaaaggagggAGTTGTTTCAAGCGTGTCCACAA TAACAAACAGGACCACGGAGCAGGCGAACATAGTTAGTGATGCTGCAGTGTCCAGTGCCAATGACCTGGGGCAGAAGACCGTAGAGGGAGTGGAGAACGTCGCTGCGTCCACTGGCCTGGCGAATCCG GCTGACTTCTCCCATGGTGGCACGGAGGGCGGAGACAGTGGACAG GGTTATTAG